Proteins encoded within one genomic window of Dermatophilus congolensis:
- a CDS encoding exodeoxyribonuclease VII small subunit, producing MASSKDQNCAERSSASENGTQFGDVAELTYEQARDQLIGVVQRLESGQAPLGETMALWERGEALAEHCSSWLDKAEKRIEDRLGSTVR from the coding sequence ATGGCGTCCTCGAAAGACCAGAACTGTGCAGAACGTTCGAGTGCTTCGGAAAATGGCACGCAGTTCGGTGATGTAGCGGAGCTGACTTATGAGCAGGCCCGGGATCAGTTGATTGGTGTTGTGCAGCGTCTGGAGAGCGGCCAAGCGCCTTTGGGAGAGACGATGGCGTTGTGGGAACGTGGCGAGGCGTTGGCTGAGCATTGTTCGAGCTGGTTGGACAAGGCTGAGAAGCGCATCGAGGATCGGTTGGGATCAACAGTTAGGTAA
- a CDS encoding DUF4245 domain-containing protein, whose product MSARRAPFRPLATGTEKPPKHGAGGMRSMFISMIVLLGIILLWQALTPQASKVEQPAVDVKASARGVINETSWPIRVPNLGPEWRATTARFDKRGGVKTWEVGYVRTDDDSVFVSLAQTGAFGKEKVSDDWEREVTKNGGSNGDITINGTTWHTFIAPEKNPRTALLPATQGPVAVSVTGLGDKKNLLHVAKAWQDAQPAQ is encoded by the coding sequence ATGAGCGCTCGCCGAGCCCCCTTCCGCCCCCTAGCTACCGGCACAGAAAAACCACCAAAACACGGCGCCGGGGGCATGCGCAGCATGTTCATTTCCATGATCGTGCTGCTGGGCATCATCCTGCTGTGGCAAGCCCTCACCCCCCAGGCAAGCAAAGTCGAACAACCCGCAGTCGATGTAAAAGCCTCGGCGCGAGGAGTGATAAACGAGACCTCCTGGCCAATTCGCGTACCCAACCTGGGTCCAGAATGGCGCGCCACCACAGCACGATTCGACAAACGTGGGGGAGTGAAAACATGGGAAGTCGGATACGTGCGCACTGACGATGACTCCGTATTTGTTTCACTCGCTCAAACCGGCGCCTTCGGCAAAGAAAAAGTCTCAGACGACTGGGAACGCGAAGTCACCAAGAACGGCGGCAGCAACGGCGACATCACGATTAATGGCACCACCTGGCACACATTCATCGCACCAGAAAAAAACCCACGCACAGCACTACTACCAGCCACCCAAGGACCAGTAGCCGTATCAGTGACCGGGCTAGGCGATAAGAAAAACCTTCTCCACGTTGCTAAAGCATGGCAAGACGCCCAACCCGCTCAGTAA
- a CDS encoding ABC transporter ATP-binding protein — MTRICLTNIVKRYGDGFPAVNNVNLDIADGEFIILVGPSGSGKSTLLRMIVGLEDITSGELRIGENIVNDLAPRDRNLAMVFQNYALYPHLSVYENIAFPLRLDKQKTHTHIDAAVRQAAEMLDLNEHLNRKPSNLSGGQRQRVAMGRAIVRDADAFLFDEPLSNLDAKLRGQMRTEIARMQRRMGITTIYVTHDQTEAMTLGDRVAVLKHGTLQQVASPRELYEQPVNLFVAGFIGSPPMNFIPAHVEGTVLHTPLTDIPITPAMAEKITGLDTVIIGLRPEAFANTPHPTEEAITFEAVIDQTEWLGNEQYGYIPFHAEGTVLHTLEELNRELDGEQLRTQVTVSLNAHTHIREGEPAQLSFKPSDMHLFNPHTRENLTRDHKRAQQIAEQSEIDRQRALARAQKQDRQTIA; from the coding sequence ATGACACGCATCTGTCTGACCAACATCGTCAAGCGATACGGCGACGGATTCCCCGCCGTCAACAACGTCAACCTCGACATCGCCGACGGAGAATTCATCATCCTCGTCGGCCCATCCGGATCAGGTAAATCCACCCTCCTACGCATGATCGTGGGTCTAGAAGACATCACCTCCGGCGAACTACGCATCGGTGAAAACATCGTCAACGACCTAGCACCCCGCGACCGCAACCTCGCCATGGTCTTCCAGAACTACGCCCTCTACCCACACCTATCCGTCTACGAAAACATCGCGTTCCCCCTACGACTCGACAAACAAAAAACCCACACCCACATCGACGCTGCCGTCCGCCAAGCCGCCGAGATGCTCGACCTGAACGAACACCTCAACCGCAAACCAAGCAACCTATCCGGCGGGCAACGCCAACGCGTAGCCATGGGCCGAGCCATCGTCCGCGACGCCGACGCCTTCCTCTTCGACGAACCCCTCTCCAATCTCGACGCCAAACTCCGCGGCCAAATGCGCACCGAAATCGCCCGCATGCAGCGCCGCATGGGCATCACCACCATCTACGTCACCCACGACCAAACCGAAGCCATGACCCTGGGCGACCGAGTCGCAGTCCTCAAACACGGAACACTTCAACAAGTCGCCAGCCCTCGCGAACTCTACGAACAACCCGTCAACCTCTTCGTTGCCGGATTCATCGGATCACCACCCATGAACTTCATCCCCGCCCACGTCGAAGGCACTGTTCTGCACACACCACTAACCGACATCCCCATCACCCCCGCCATGGCAGAAAAAATCACAGGCCTCGACACCGTCATCATCGGACTACGACCTGAAGCATTCGCCAACACTCCTCACCCCACCGAAGAGGCCATCACATTCGAAGCAGTCATCGACCAAACCGAATGGCTCGGCAACGAACAGTACGGATACATCCCCTTCCACGCCGAAGGCACAGTCCTACACACCCTCGAAGAACTCAACCGCGAACTCGACGGCGAACAACTCCGCACCCAAGTCACCGTCAGCCTCAACGCACACACCCACATCCGCGAAGGCGAACCAGCGCAACTGTCCTTCAAACCAAGCGACATGCACCTGTTCAACCCCCACACCCGCGAAAACCTCACCCGAGACCACAAGCGAGCACAACAGATCGCCGAACAAAGCGAAATCGATCGCCAACGCGCACTGGCCCGCGCCCAAAAACAGGACCGCCAGACAATCGCGTAG
- a CDS encoding carbohydrate ABC transporter permease, whose translation MTTTADKKTWAYTLLSAPIILWTIIPLAWVISLSLKSTAALSNPQLNTLGNFFPRNPTLENYRLIFFGGAHDLFVPALWNSIIICLISTLIAVTLATTCAYAIARLEFPGKGIILGTALAVSFFPVISLATPLYNLWRHIGLFDTIPGLILPYLALTLPLAIWTMTAFFRQIPWEMEQAAQIDGATSWQAFRKVIVPLAAPGVFTTTIITFFTAWNDFVFASTLTANHARTVPAALAFFTGASQFEQPTGAIAAAAVVVTIPVVLLVLIFQRRIVSGLTSGAVKG comes from the coding sequence GTGACAACCACAGCAGACAAAAAAACATGGGCCTACACGTTGCTATCCGCCCCCATCATCCTGTGGACAATCATCCCCCTGGCCTGGGTTATTTCCCTATCACTGAAATCAACCGCAGCGCTCTCAAACCCACAACTCAACACTCTCGGAAACTTCTTTCCACGCAACCCCACCCTTGAAAACTATCGACTCATCTTTTTCGGAGGCGCCCACGACCTGTTTGTCCCCGCACTATGGAACTCAATCATCATCTGCCTCATATCCACCCTCATCGCCGTCACCCTCGCCACCACCTGCGCCTACGCAATCGCGCGACTTGAATTCCCCGGAAAAGGAATCATCCTCGGCACCGCACTAGCCGTCTCCTTCTTCCCCGTGATCTCACTAGCAACACCGCTGTACAACCTCTGGCGACACATCGGCCTCTTTGACACCATCCCCGGCCTGATCCTTCCCTACCTCGCCCTTACCCTCCCGCTAGCCATCTGGACCATGACCGCGTTCTTCCGCCAAATCCCCTGGGAAATGGAACAAGCAGCCCAAATAGACGGAGCCACAAGCTGGCAAGCATTCCGAAAAGTCATCGTCCCCCTCGCCGCCCCCGGCGTATTCACCACCACGATCATCACCTTCTTCACCGCCTGGAACGACTTCGTATTCGCCTCCACCCTCACCGCAAACCACGCCCGCACCGTCCCAGCAGCACTCGCCTTCTTCACCGGCGCATCCCAATTCGAACAACCAACCGGAGCGATCGCTGCCGCAGCAGTCGTCGTCACCATCCCCGTCGTACTACTCGTACTCATCTTCCAACGCCGGATCGTCTCCGGACTCACCTCGGGTGCTGTCAAAGGCTGA
- a CDS encoding carbohydrate ABC transporter permease: MLAGPAFAVMLLVTAYPIVQALYYSLFSYRLTDPHTRTFVGLHNYFVALSDELFWRATGQTLLITVITVAIELVLGMIIALVMHRVVIPRKTLRTIVLIPYSIITVVSAFAWFFGFNVTTGFVNWWLHTLTAGTFPNDYNWFSSWGTATAIICFSEIWKTTPFMSLLLLSGLAQVDEALEEAARVDGATFTQTLFKVTLPNMKPAIMVAVLFRTLDAFRIFDNVFIMTGGSHDTTVLSLLAYNQTINRVEIGLGSAISTLLFMFVIMIATGFIKGFKVNLTEGRS; this comes from the coding sequence ATGCTGGCTGGCCCAGCCTTCGCCGTCATGCTTCTGGTCACCGCCTACCCCATCGTCCAGGCGCTCTACTACTCCCTCTTCAGCTACCGACTCACCGATCCACACACACGCACATTCGTAGGCCTACACAACTACTTCGTAGCCCTCAGCGATGAACTGTTCTGGCGCGCAACCGGACAAACACTCCTCATCACCGTCATCACAGTTGCCATAGAGCTCGTCCTCGGAATGATCATCGCGCTCGTCATGCACCGCGTCGTCATTCCCCGAAAAACACTCCGAACAATCGTTCTGATCCCCTACTCCATCATCACCGTCGTATCCGCATTCGCATGGTTCTTCGGATTCAACGTCACCACCGGATTCGTGAACTGGTGGCTCCACACACTTACCGCTGGAACCTTCCCCAACGACTACAACTGGTTCAGTTCCTGGGGAACCGCGACCGCCATCATCTGCTTTTCCGAAATCTGGAAAACAACACCCTTCATGTCACTACTACTTCTATCCGGGCTTGCCCAAGTAGATGAAGCACTAGAAGAAGCAGCACGCGTTGACGGAGCCACCTTCACCCAAACACTTTTCAAAGTGACCCTGCCCAACATGAAACCAGCAATCATGGTCGCTGTTCTTTTCCGCACCCTCGACGCATTCCGCATCTTCGACAACGTATTCATCATGACCGGCGGATCACACGACACCACCGTCCTGTCACTACTTGCCTACAACCAAACAATTAACCGTGTAGAAATCGGCCTCGGATCAGCAATCTCCACGCTGTTATTCATGTTCGTCATCATGATCGCCACCGGATTCATTAAAGGCTTCAAAGTCAACCTCACCGAGGGGAGAAGCTGA